The proteins below come from a single uncultured Carboxylicivirga sp. genomic window:
- a CDS encoding restriction endonuclease, translating to MPVPDYQSIMLPLLTCVADEQTHKFRELIEKLAQEFNLTEEDRRELLPSGKQPLFDNRVGWANTYLKKAGLLQSEKRGFVQITNLGLEVLKTNRTRIDAAFLRQYDSFNEFVGTNGKESEESNEQIVESDIQTPKEKFEKAYQQINRLLIGQLSDQLIKVDPYKFEVLVLDLLQAIGYGGNRSEAAQVTKKSADGGIDGIINEDRLGLDKIYIQAKRYSNTVPVKEVRDFAGAMLAHNARKGVFITTSDFPSSAKEFAEKIDRTLILIDGKRLAELMIEDNIGISPKETFVYKEIDSDYFES from the coding sequence ATGCCAGTACCAGATTATCAATCCATCATGTTACCACTATTAACGTGTGTTGCAGATGAACAAACACATAAGTTTCGGGAATTAATAGAAAAGCTTGCCCAGGAGTTTAACCTTACAGAGGAAGATAGACGAGAATTATTGCCCAGTGGTAAACAACCTTTGTTTGATAATCGTGTTGGTTGGGCTAATACTTACTTAAAGAAAGCGGGTTTATTACAATCAGAGAAACGTGGTTTTGTTCAAATAACAAATCTCGGTTTGGAAGTTCTGAAAACTAATCGAACAAGGATTGATGCAGCTTTTCTTAGGCAATATGATTCCTTTAATGAGTTTGTGGGTACTAATGGCAAAGAGAGTGAAGAAAGTAATGAACAGATTGTTGAATCAGACATCCAAACACCAAAGGAGAAATTTGAGAAAGCCTACCAACAGATTAATAGGTTACTGATAGGACAATTGTCTGACCAACTCATAAAGGTTGATCCATATAAATTTGAAGTACTAGTTTTAGATTTACTTCAGGCAATTGGTTATGGAGGAAACCGCTCTGAAGCTGCACAAGTAACTAAAAAATCCGCCGATGGTGGAATAGACGGAATTATCAATGAAGATCGTTTGGGGTTGGATAAAATATACATCCAGGCGAAACGATACAGCAATACAGTACCCGTTAAAGAAGTGCGAGATTTTGCTGGAGCTATGCTCGCTCATAACGCACGTAAAGGTGTTTTTATCACAACCTCAGATTTTCCTTCTTCTGCTAAAGAATTTGCCGAAAAGATTGATCGTACATTAATTCTGATTGATGGGAAACGTTTGGCTGAGCTTATGATTGAGGACAATATTGGTATCTCCCCTAAAGAGACCTTTGTGTATAAAGAAATTGATTCAGATTATTTTGAAAGTTAA
- a CDS encoding DUF6371 domain-containing protein: protein MSDIRYSLEKYKGRSTRYHCPKCHQRTFTRYVDNQTNKHLSDYTGRCNRVEKCGYHFTPKMYFEENGYEPSDFYTTVPKPKIIVKPPSCIDKKLLTASLTNYYHNNFAIGLSKYFPQRMVWEVLQKYYVGTAKGNKTIFWQVNRLGQVRTGKVMQYNVHTLKRNGYINWVHHITKQKDFNLKQVFFGAHLLTSKTTPVAIAEGEKNAIFGALYYPQYSWVAVGSIEMLNLQKLNALNGYQVTLFPDKGKAFEKWSKIAERASFDVSVNTVLENTDLNEGDDIADLVISIKKEQYLAGPNALINKLKKKNKYLGLLIEKFDLCVTA from the coding sequence ATGTCAGATATTCGCTATTCATTGGAAAAATACAAAGGACGGTCAACCAGGTATCATTGTCCGAAATGTCATCAGAGGACTTTTACCAGGTATGTCGATAATCAAACCAATAAACATTTATCTGATTATACCGGAAGATGTAACCGGGTTGAAAAATGTGGTTACCATTTTACCCCTAAGATGTACTTTGAGGAAAATGGATACGAACCGAGTGATTTTTATACAACAGTCCCAAAACCAAAAATAATTGTAAAACCACCTTCATGTATTGACAAAAAGTTATTGACAGCCTCCCTTACCAATTATTACCACAACAACTTTGCTATAGGATTGAGTAAATATTTCCCGCAACGTATGGTTTGGGAGGTATTACAGAAGTATTACGTTGGTACAGCTAAAGGAAACAAAACTATTTTCTGGCAAGTCAACCGATTGGGGCAAGTGCGGACTGGTAAAGTGATGCAATATAATGTACATACATTAAAACGTAATGGATACATCAATTGGGTGCATCATATTACTAAGCAAAAGGACTTCAATTTAAAGCAAGTATTCTTTGGAGCGCATTTACTTACCAGTAAAACAACTCCAGTGGCTATTGCTGAAGGAGAAAAGAATGCCATATTTGGAGCGTTATATTATCCACAATACAGTTGGGTCGCTGTTGGTTCTATTGAAATGCTCAATCTACAAAAGCTAAATGCCCTCAACGGTTACCAGGTGACTTTATTTCCTGATAAAGGAAAAGCATTTGAGAAGTGGAGCAAGATAGCCGAAAGAGCTAGCTTTGATGTTAGTGTAAATACTGTTTTGGAAAATACTGATTTAAATGAAGGTGATGATATTGCCGATTTGGTTATCTCCATAAAAAAGGAACAGTATCTGGCAGGTCCAAATGCTCTTATAAATAAGCTTAAAAAGAAAAATAAGTACCTGGGCTTATTGATAGAGAAATTTGATTTGTGTGTTACTGCTTAA
- a CDS encoding DUF3987 domain-containing protein — MESIEKETTELGRSHLTFGKMSLQEANLRLKTAEESEFPLSIFPKFIQDTIIELYDNGNYNIDYTAVSVFTALAGIIGNSYHLRKHIEWIENPSMWVVLVGKSGQNKSAPLKTAFKAIKNQQKQYDQEYEAAIANYDPDLGEKKPTKKKLYSTDPTFEALINMHKQNPNGMILMPDEFKSFILNLIGYSGTSKQSQFLSIWDGAPISLDRKEVESSSLSMPCVSIIGSIQDDVIASFKAKDIKDGFFERILFAIPLKMEKKLIGRKNPDNYLVEKFHSRMQALMDKVYESINTIELPLSEKAEDLFIEEVNKHVKPSNKDATISGILSKLDRYILRFALVLEVSNSFFAGQAIKQISESSMKKAIMLKDYFFSNALKLNHMVLNVYEDNSKEGKVFQVLKKIGKREFTNKEFIEMANKLNIAKESYAYQLLSNTKLAHKKQKGVYETDVLN; from the coding sequence ATGGAATCAATTGAAAAAGAAACAACAGAATTGGGGCGGTCGCATCTTACATTTGGTAAGATGTCACTTCAAGAAGCCAATTTAAGATTGAAAACAGCTGAGGAATCTGAATTTCCATTAAGTATATTTCCAAAGTTTATTCAGGATACCATTATTGAATTGTATGACAATGGAAATTATAACATCGATTATACAGCTGTAAGTGTTTTTACAGCTCTAGCCGGAATCATTGGTAATTCGTATCATTTACGTAAACATATTGAATGGATAGAAAATCCATCCATGTGGGTGGTATTGGTTGGCAAGTCAGGACAGAATAAAAGTGCTCCCTTAAAAACAGCTTTTAAAGCTATCAAAAACCAGCAAAAGCAATACGATCAGGAATATGAAGCAGCCATCGCCAATTATGATCCTGATTTAGGAGAAAAGAAACCGACTAAGAAAAAGCTGTATTCGACAGATCCAACATTTGAGGCCCTGATAAATATGCATAAGCAAAACCCCAATGGTATGATATTGATGCCCGATGAGTTTAAGAGTTTTATATTGAATCTGATTGGTTATAGCGGAACCTCAAAGCAAAGTCAGTTTTTATCAATATGGGATGGTGCGCCTATTTCTTTGGATCGTAAAGAAGTTGAAAGCTCTTCATTGAGTATGCCTTGCGTATCAATTATAGGAAGTATTCAGGATGATGTGATTGCATCCTTTAAGGCCAAGGATATAAAGGACGGTTTCTTTGAACGAATTCTTTTTGCCATTCCGTTAAAAATGGAGAAGAAATTAATTGGAAGAAAGAATCCGGATAATTATCTGGTTGAAAAATTTCATTCCAGGATGCAAGCATTGATGGATAAAGTCTATGAGAGCATTAATACGATAGAGTTACCGTTATCTGAAAAGGCAGAGGACTTGTTTATTGAAGAAGTTAACAAACATGTAAAGCCATCCAATAAAGATGCTACCATATCGGGAATCCTGTCGAAGTTGGATAGATATATTTTACGGTTTGCCCTGGTTCTTGAAGTCTCCAATAGTTTTTTTGCAGGGCAGGCGATCAAGCAGATAAGCGAAAGTTCAATGAAGAAAGCCATTATGCTTAAGGATTACTTCTTTTCCAATGCATTAAAGCTAAATCACATGGTTTTAAATGTGTATGAAGACAACTCAAAGGAAGGTAAGGTATTTCAGGTTTTAAAGAAGATTGGTAAACGGGAATTCACCAATAAAGAGTTTATTGAAATGGCCAACAAACTCAATATCGCCAAAGAATCATACGCTTATCAATTGCTGAGCAATACCAAACTGGCGCATAAAAAGCAGAAAGGCGTGTACGAAACTGACGTACTCAATTAA
- a CDS encoding helix-turn-helix domain-containing protein — MSKTVVIVDEHLFNKLMGKIDHINDKIDSISVAKNDGFKDRWYVTEEVCKLLNVSRRTLQTMRDNKVIAFKKTGRKIYYKASEIEAYLESING, encoded by the coding sequence ATGAGCAAGACAGTTGTAATTGTAGATGAGCATCTCTTCAATAAGTTAATGGGCAAGATCGACCATATTAATGATAAGATTGATAGTATCAGTGTTGCAAAGAATGATGGTTTTAAAGATAGGTGGTACGTTACCGAAGAAGTATGCAAACTCTTAAATGTGAGTAGACGGACTTTGCAAACCATGCGTGACAATAAGGTTATTGCCTTTAAGAAAACCGGACGCAAAATCTACTATAAGGCTTCAGAAATTGAAGCTTATCTGGAAAGTATTAATGGATAA
- a CDS encoding DUF4248 domain-containing protein, with product MIFRRTILKQDLAIKLYPQSSNINAAMQLLRKEIKLSPELNNRLELLTRNKRAHYYTHKELEVILEHFCISQEEFELL from the coding sequence ATGATATTTAGAAGAACGATATTGAAACAAGATTTGGCCATTAAATTATATCCACAAAGCTCAAATATTAATGCAGCGATGCAGCTGCTCAGGAAAGAAATAAAACTATCACCGGAATTGAATAACAGACTTGAATTACTGACAAGAAATAAACGGGCTCATTATTATACACACAAAGAGTTGGAGGTTATTCTGGAACATTTTTGTATCAGTCAGGAAGAATTTGAGTTACTATAA
- a CDS encoding DUF4248 domain-containing protein, with protein MILPRTILKQDLAIKLYPQSSNTTSAMQLLRKEIKLSHELSCKLDKLARNKRAHYFTHKELELILEHFCIGQEEFEGL; from the coding sequence ATGATATTACCTCGAACTATATTAAAACAAGATTTAGCCATTAAACTATACCCTCAAAGTTCAAATACAACTTCCGCCATGCAATTACTGCGTAAGGAAATTAAACTATCACATGAATTAAGCTGTAAGCTAGATAAGCTAGCTCGTAATAAACGTGCCCATTATTTTACCCACAAAGAACTGGAGCTTATCCTGGAACATTTTTGTATTGGTCAGGAAGAGTTTGAGGGGCTTTAA
- a CDS encoding metallophosphoesterase: protein MKIQIISDIHQEFGFNQFSFDNADIVVFAGDINLGVKGISWMVKEISNKPVIYVLGNHEYYKGCYPKTLLKIKEFAKGTNIHVLENESIEIDGITFHGATLWTDFSIFGNPIKYGIICQEKMNDYKKIRRDPSYSRLRTIDTFNLHNQSISWLKKSLIESKTVTNIVVTHHAPSIKSVPDQYKEDPVSSAYASNLEDFIIEQKPQYWLHGHVHIPVRYKINETEVICNPHGYSDEKYNGYEKELIIEVN, encoded by the coding sequence ATGAAAATACAGATCATTAGCGATATACATCAAGAGTTTGGATTTAATCAATTTAGTTTTGACAATGCTGACATTGTTGTGTTTGCAGGTGATATCAATCTTGGTGTAAAAGGAATAAGTTGGATGGTGAAAGAAATATCCAATAAGCCAGTTATATATGTATTGGGTAATCATGAATACTACAAGGGATGTTATCCTAAAACATTGCTAAAGATTAAAGAATTTGCAAAAGGAACAAATATTCATGTGTTAGAAAACGAATCGATAGAGATTGATGGTATAACATTTCATGGAGCTACCCTTTGGACTGATTTTTCAATATTTGGTAATCCAATTAAATATGGAATCATTTGTCAGGAGAAGATGAATGATTATAAGAAAATAAGAAGAGATCCTTCATATTCACGCCTAAGAACCATAGATACTTTTAATCTTCATAATCAATCCATATCATGGCTTAAAAAAAGCTTAATAGAATCTAAAACCGTTACAAATATTGTTGTAACGCACCATGCTCCCAGCATAAAGTCAGTGCCAGATCAATATAAGGAAGATCCCGTATCTTCTGCATATGCTTCCAATTTAGAGGATTTTATTATTGAGCAAAAGCCTCAATATTGGCTTCACGGTCATGTGCATATACCTGTGAGATATAAGATTAATGAAACGGAAGTTATCTGTAATCCACATGGATATAGTGATGAGAAATATAATGGTTATGAAAAGGAACTAATTATAGAAGTAAATTAA
- a CDS encoding nucleotidyl transferase AbiEii/AbiGii toxin family protein yields MISPAYRAQVDLLLQVLPYVAKEEIFALKGGTAINLFIREMLRLSVDIDLTYLPLDSRTEALNNIQEGLGRIKADIEKNIPGIRINTVPLNGGTDVKLNCQGQGAQIKIEVNTITRGNVFPTELMQVVDSVQDEFDKFAAINVVSMAELYGGKICAAIDRQHPRDVFDVKLLLENEGFTDEIWEGFKIGLISHYKPISELLSPILKDQESAFENQFAGMTTVEFSYDDYELTRALLIKTIGERLTDNDKRFLLSFESGEPDWELFPIPVLKDLPAIQWKLLNINKLKKVNAKKHAQMVTHLKEVLDFK; encoded by the coding sequence ATGATTTCACCAGCATATAGAGCACAAGTGGATTTATTACTACAGGTTCTACCATATGTAGCAAAAGAAGAAATATTTGCCTTAAAAGGAGGTACGGCTATTAACCTTTTTATTAGGGAAATGCTTCGTTTGTCAGTTGATATTGACCTGACTTATTTGCCTCTCGATTCCAGAACAGAAGCTCTTAATAATATTCAGGAAGGTTTAGGAAGAATCAAGGCAGATATAGAAAAAAATATACCGGGCATTAGAATCAACACCGTTCCATTAAATGGTGGAACTGACGTTAAATTGAATTGTCAAGGTCAAGGCGCTCAAATCAAAATAGAAGTGAATACAATTACCAGAGGTAATGTCTTCCCTACCGAATTAATGCAGGTGGTTGATTCTGTTCAGGATGAATTTGACAAGTTTGCAGCCATCAATGTAGTCTCTATGGCTGAATTATATGGAGGTAAAATCTGTGCTGCCATAGACAGACAACATCCTCGTGATGTATTTGATGTAAAGCTACTACTTGAAAACGAAGGCTTCACTGATGAAATTTGGGAAGGATTCAAAATTGGCTTAATCAGCCATTACAAACCAATTAGTGAATTGCTTTCTCCAATATTAAAAGACCAGGAATCTGCTTTTGAGAATCAGTTTGCCGGAATGACAACTGTTGAATTTTCATATGACGATTATGAATTAACGCGAGCACTATTAATTAAAACTATTGGAGAACGCCTTACTGATAATGATAAGCGATTCTTATTGAGTTTCGAAAGTGGAGAACCGGACTGGGAACTATTCCCCATACCAGTATTAAAAGATTTACCTGCCATTCAGTGGAAGTTGCTAAATATTAACAAACTTAAAAAAGTAAATGCAAAAAAGCATGCGCAGATGGTAACGCACTTGAAAGAAGTTTTGGATTTTAAGTAG
- a CDS encoding type IV toxin-antitoxin system AbiEi family antitoxin domain-containing protein yields the protein MATHNDTKLKKLFNLLQANNVITAAVLDNNGVSRHLRRYYQDSGWIEPLGRGAYKKPGDSLEWQAGVNAMQNQLNIKVHVGALTALTLHGFSHYFRLSKETIYLFSPLQTRMPNWFINYNWNVELFQKPTSFLPEKTGIKEMEIKDTKVNVSTPERAILECLFLAPQHSDLVECYQVLEGLVNLKPRLVSELLSACNSVKVKRLFLYMAEKANHQWFQFLKTDKIDLGSGDRMITESGAYSSKYKITIPKELAEL from the coding sequence ATGGCTACGCATAATGACACAAAATTAAAGAAGCTTTTTAATCTATTGCAGGCCAATAATGTGATAACAGCAGCAGTATTGGACAACAATGGTGTATCCAGACATCTACGCAGGTACTATCAGGACAGCGGATGGATAGAACCTTTAGGAAGAGGTGCATATAAAAAGCCCGGAGATAGCTTGGAATGGCAAGCAGGTGTGAATGCAATGCAAAATCAATTAAACATTAAGGTGCATGTAGGCGCTTTAACTGCATTAACCTTACATGGATTCAGCCATTATTTCAGGTTAAGCAAGGAAACGATATACCTATTCTCACCCTTGCAAACCAGAATGCCAAATTGGTTTATAAATTACAATTGGAATGTAGAGTTATTTCAGAAACCCACTTCATTTCTTCCTGAAAAAACTGGCATCAAGGAAATGGAGATAAAAGATACAAAAGTTAATGTATCAACACCCGAACGTGCCATATTGGAATGCCTGTTTTTAGCTCCGCAACATTCAGACCTTGTTGAATGCTATCAGGTTTTAGAAGGATTGGTCAACTTAAAGCCTAGATTGGTGAGCGAGCTTCTATCAGCTTGCAACTCAGTGAAAGTAAAACGTCTATTTCTTTATATGGCAGAAAAGGCAAATCATCAGTGGTTTCAATTCCTGAAAACAGATAAGATAGATTTAGGTAGCGGAGACCGGATGATAACAGAAAGTGGAGCATACAGCTCAAAGTATAAGATAACAATACCCAAAGAATTAGCAGAGTTATGA
- a CDS encoding site-specific integrase produces MRSTFNVLFFIKKNAEKKDGTAPVVARITINGKMAQFNTKQFIKPEDWSVDLGKAKGRNAEAKTINSVLEEIKISIHEAYNDLTRRDTLITAEKIKITFLGIGLEQHLLLELFEECNNTLKTQVGITKSKATYQKAEVCKRHLSEYLKIEHKLSDIDLRDINHSFIVGFENFLTIKCHCNLNTSAKFMQKFKSIVLLAQKNGWLLNDPFGNYKISLKKVDRGYLNDDELKRIMQKSFGSERLERIRDIFIFSCYTGLAYIDIKNLRQEHITKGFDGNLWINTKRQKTSIKTVVPLLDIAQLILDKYKGLPNGVLLPIPTNQKTNQYLKEIADVCGINKNLTFHLALHTFATTVTLSKGVPIESVIKMLGHTNIKTTQIYARITNEKIGADIKLLAEKLKVSEVSLA; encoded by the coding sequence ATGAGAAGTACTTTTAATGTTCTTTTTTTCATTAAAAAGAATGCAGAAAAAAAAGATGGAACGGCACCTGTTGTTGCAAGAATTACCATTAATGGTAAAATGGCTCAGTTCAACACCAAGCAATTTATTAAACCGGAAGACTGGAGTGTTGATTTAGGAAAAGCCAAAGGCAGAAATGCGGAAGCCAAAACTATTAATTCTGTTTTGGAAGAAATTAAAATTTCTATTCACGAAGCTTATAATGACCTGACCAGAAGAGACACATTAATAACAGCCGAAAAAATAAAAATCACATTCTTAGGCATTGGGTTGGAGCAACACTTATTGTTGGAGCTTTTTGAAGAATGCAACAATACGTTAAAAACACAAGTTGGCATTACCAAATCAAAAGCTACCTATCAAAAAGCAGAAGTGTGTAAACGACATTTATCTGAATATTTAAAAATAGAACACAAATTATCGGATATTGATTTAAGGGATATCAATCACTCCTTCATTGTTGGGTTTGAAAACTTCCTTACCATTAAATGCCATTGCAACTTAAATACAAGCGCAAAATTTATGCAAAAATTCAAAAGCATAGTATTGCTTGCTCAAAAGAATGGATGGTTACTGAATGATCCCTTCGGCAACTATAAAATATCTTTAAAGAAGGTTGACAGGGGCTACCTAAATGACGATGAACTAAAACGCATCATGCAAAAAAGCTTTGGTAGTGAACGGTTAGAGCGCATACGTGATATTTTTATTTTCTCGTGCTATACCGGACTTGCATATATTGATATTAAAAACCTTAGGCAGGAACACATAACTAAAGGTTTTGACGGCAATTTATGGATAAACACAAAGCGCCAGAAAACATCCATAAAAACGGTTGTACCTCTACTGGATATAGCCCAATTAATCCTAGATAAATACAAAGGTTTGCCCAATGGTGTACTTTTACCAATTCCAACGAATCAAAAAACGAACCAATATTTGAAAGAAATTGCTGATGTCTGCGGTATTAATAAAAACCTTACGTTTCACTTGGCACTGCATACTTTTGCAACCACTGTTACACTATCAAAGGGTGTCCCTATTGAATCCGTTATTAAAATGCTTGGACATACCAATATTAAAACGACTCAAATTTATGCTCGTATTACCAATGAAAAGATTGGTGCAGACATTAAATTATTAGCGGAAAAGTTAAAGGTTTCAGAAGTAAGTTTAGCTTGA